Proteins encoded together in one Rossellomorea sp. y25 window:
- a CDS encoding CtsR family transcriptional regulator: MRNISDIIERYLKNVLELSESEIVEIKRSEIADKFQCVPSQINYVINTRFTIERGYVVESKRGGGGYIRIMKVKAHDQVHLIDQLVALITQTISQNTAADIVFRLVEEDIISEREAKIMLSVMDRSVIMVDLPERDVLRGRMLRAMLDTLKYE; encoded by the coding sequence ATGAGGAACATATCCGACATCATTGAACGTTATTTAAAGAATGTTTTAGAACTGAGTGAAAGTGAGATAGTCGAGATTAAAAGAAGCGAGATCGCTGATAAGTTTCAATGTGTTCCTTCTCAAATTAATTATGTGATCAATACCCGGTTCACGATAGAAAGAGGGTATGTAGTAGAGAGTAAACGAGGTGGCGGGGGCTATATCAGAATTATGAAAGTAAAGGCCCACGATCAAGTTCATCTAATTGACCAGCTGGTAGCACTCATTACTCAGACGATCAGCCAGAATACGGCAGCTGATATTGTGTTTCGATTAGTAGAAGAGGATATTATCTCTGAACGGGAAGCAAAGATCATGCTGAGCGTAATGGACCGTTCGGTGATCATGGTCGATTTACCTGAACGGGACGTATTGAGGGGAAGAATGCTCAGGGCCATGCTGGATACATTGAAGTACGAGTAA
- a CDS encoding UvrB/UvrC motif-containing protein — protein MICQECNERPATLHFTKVINGEKTEVHLCEQCAQDKGEMFMFDSSSGFSVNNLLAGLLNIAPAFKQAKEAEIPKTEVLQCEKCKMTLQQFINVGRFGCAHCYETFKDELTPLLKRVHSGNVEHHGKVPERMGGAIHVKKKIQQLKSELQTMIADEEFEKAAEIRDEIRSLEKDVKKEGGDKG, from the coding sequence ATGATTTGTCAAGAGTGTAATGAAAGACCTGCAACCCTTCATTTTACCAAGGTGATAAATGGGGAAAAGACAGAGGTTCATTTATGCGAGCAATGCGCTCAGGATAAGGGTGAAATGTTTATGTTTGATTCTTCTTCCGGCTTCTCAGTGAACAATCTATTGGCAGGTCTTCTTAATATAGCCCCTGCATTTAAGCAGGCAAAGGAAGCGGAAATACCCAAGACAGAGGTTTTACAGTGTGAAAAGTGTAAAATGACCTTGCAGCAATTCATTAATGTGGGAAGATTTGGGTGTGCTCATTGTTATGAGACGTTCAAAGATGAGCTGACTCCTCTATTAAAACGTGTTCATAGTGGAAATGTGGAGCATCACGGGAAGGTTCCGGAACGCATGGGCGGGGCCATTCATGTGAAGAAAAAAATTCAGCAGTTGAAGTCAGAACTGCAAACGATGATTGCGGATGAAGAGTTTGAAAAAGCAGCAGAGATACGAGACGAAATTCGCTCCCTGGAGAAAGATGTTAAAAAAGAGGGAGGAGATAAAGGATGA
- a CDS encoding protein arginine kinase, whose protein sequence is MSLERFLQNAVSSWMNEEGPNSDIVLSSRVRLARNLTDFRFSTLYSSEEAKEIVDRVKDKLSLYPKKLGELEFLPTSEIQPLQKRVLMEKHLISPNLAEDTNYGAVLLSSEEDISIMVNEEDHIRIQCLYPGLQLKEALQRANQIDDWFESEFDFAFDEKHGYLTTCPTNVGTGLRASVMMHLPGLVLTQQLNRIIPAINQLGLVVRGIYGEGSEALGNIFQISNQTTLGKSEEDIVEDLLSVVKQIIDKEQSARDALVKTSNIQLEDRIFRSLGVLEHSRIIESKEAAKCLSDVRLGIDLGYIKVISKNILNELMILTQPGFLQQYSGGPLRPNERDIRRSSLIRERIKLDKDTCEEEK, encoded by the coding sequence ATGAGTCTAGAGAGATTTTTACAAAATGCTGTTAGTTCTTGGATGAATGAAGAGGGACCGAATTCGGATATTGTTCTCAGCTCACGGGTTCGCCTCGCGAGGAACCTGACAGACTTTCGATTCTCTACTCTTTATTCTTCTGAGGAAGCAAAAGAAATTGTGGATCGCGTGAAGGATAAGCTCTCTTTATACCCGAAGAAATTAGGTGAATTAGAATTTTTACCTACAAGTGAGATTCAGCCACTCCAAAAGAGGGTATTGATGGAGAAACACCTTATTAGCCCTAACTTGGCAGAGGACACGAACTATGGGGCTGTCCTTTTATCCAGTGAAGAAGATATTAGCATAATGGTAAACGAAGAGGATCATATTCGAATACAGTGTTTATATCCAGGTTTACAATTGAAGGAAGCTTTACAGAGAGCGAATCAGATTGATGATTGGTTTGAAAGCGAATTTGATTTTGCTTTTGATGAGAAACATGGATATTTAACGACTTGTCCTACCAATGTAGGAACGGGGCTTAGAGCTTCTGTCATGATGCACTTGCCTGGTCTGGTCCTGACCCAGCAGTTAAATCGTATCATTCCTGCCATTAACCAATTAGGTCTGGTGGTAAGAGGGATTTATGGAGAAGGCAGCGAGGCGTTGGGAAACATCTTCCAGATTTCGAATCAGACGACACTCGGTAAGTCAGAGGAAGATATTGTGGAAGATTTGTTAAGTGTTGTGAAACAGATCATCGATAAAGAACAATCGGCAAGGGACGCATTAGTTAAAACGTCTAACATACAATTAGAAGATAGGATCTTTCGTTCACTTGGTGTGTTGGAGCACAGTCGAATTATTGAGTCCAAGGAAGCAGCTAAGTGTTTATCGGATGTCAGGCTTGGGATTGATTTAGGATACATCAAAGTCATATCTAAGAATATATTGAATGAACTAATGATTTTAACCCAACCGGGATTTTTACAACAATATTCTGGAGGTCCATTGAGACCAAATGAAAGAGATATAAGAAGGTCTTCTTTGATTCGAGAGCGAATTAAGTTAGATAAGGATACATGTGAGGAGGAAAAATAA
- the clpC gene encoding ATP-dependent protease ATP-binding subunit ClpC, with product MMFGRFTERAQKVLALAQEEAIRLAHSNIGTEHILLGLVREGEGIAAKALTALGLSPEKIQKEVEGLIGKGTEKSQTIHYTPRAKKVIELSMDEARKLGHSYVGTEHILLGLIREGEGVAARVLGNLGVSLNKARQQVLQLLGSNDSSNHQGAGNANANTPTLDSLARDLTAIAREGSLDPVIGRSKEIQRVIEVLSRRTKNNPVLIGEPGVGKTAIAEGLAQQIIANEVPEILRDKRVMTLDMGTVVAGTKYRGEFEDRLKKVMDEIRQAGNIILFIDELHTLIGAGGAEGAIDASNILKPSLARGELQCIGATTLDEYRKYIEKDAALERRFQPIQVNEPTAEESIQILKGLRDRYEAHHRVSITDEAIDAAVKLSDRYISDRFLPDKAIDLIDEAGSKVRLRSYTTPPNLKELEAKLEEIRKEKDAAVQSQEFEKAASLRDSEQKLREELEETKNTWKEKQGQENTEVTVEDIAKVVSNWTGVPVSKLAQTETDRLLKLEEILHSRVIGQSEAVVAVSKAVRRARAGLKDPKRPIGSFIFLGPTGVGKTELARALAESMFGDEDAMIRIDMSEYMEKHSTSRLVGSPPGYVGYEEGGQLTEKVRRKPYSVVLLDEIEKAHPDVFNILLQVLEDGRLTDSKGRTVDFRNTVLIMTSNVGAQSLKSNKYVGFNIQDGKQDYKDMKGKVMEELKRAFRPEFLNRIDEIIVFHSLEKDHLKEIVTLMSNQLTSRLKEQDIHLELSAAAKEKIADEGFDPEYGARPLRRAIQKHVEDKLSEELLRGKVLTGQNIVIDVEDSEFVVKVKEEEAANTPT from the coding sequence ATGATGTTTGGTCGATTTACAGAAAGAGCACAAAAGGTATTAGCGTTAGCTCAAGAAGAAGCGATTCGTTTGGCGCACAGTAATATTGGTACTGAACATATTTTATTGGGACTTGTCCGCGAGGGTGAAGGAATTGCCGCTAAAGCACTTACGGCGTTGGGACTGAGCCCTGAAAAGATTCAGAAAGAAGTGGAGGGGTTGATCGGGAAAGGAACCGAGAAATCTCAAACGATTCATTATACACCCAGAGCGAAGAAAGTGATTGAGCTTTCTATGGATGAGGCTCGTAAACTGGGACACTCATATGTAGGAACAGAACATATTTTATTAGGGTTAATTCGTGAAGGTGAAGGAGTAGCCGCTCGTGTACTCGGAAATCTTGGTGTCAGCTTAAATAAAGCAAGACAGCAAGTATTGCAGTTACTAGGAAGTAATGACTCAAGCAACCACCAGGGCGCGGGCAATGCCAATGCCAATACGCCTACCCTTGATAGCTTAGCCCGGGACTTAACGGCAATCGCCCGTGAAGGAAGCTTAGATCCGGTTATCGGACGAAGCAAAGAAATTCAGCGTGTCATTGAAGTTTTAAGTCGCCGTACGAAGAATAACCCGGTGTTAATCGGTGAGCCTGGTGTAGGTAAGACAGCGATTGCCGAGGGCCTTGCACAACAGATCATTGCAAATGAAGTGCCTGAAATCCTTCGGGATAAACGCGTAATGACCCTGGATATGGGTACAGTGGTAGCCGGTACGAAATACCGCGGTGAATTCGAGGATCGATTAAAGAAAGTAATGGATGAAATTCGTCAGGCAGGTAATATCATCCTGTTCATCGATGAGCTTCATACGTTAATCGGAGCAGGCGGAGCTGAAGGCGCCATCGATGCATCGAACATTTTAAAACCATCTCTTGCTCGTGGAGAGTTACAATGTATCGGTGCGACAACATTAGATGAGTACCGTAAATATATTGAAAAGGATGCTGCGCTGGAGCGTCGTTTCCAACCAATTCAAGTCAATGAGCCAACGGCAGAAGAGTCTATTCAGATTCTCAAGGGCTTACGCGATCGTTATGAAGCCCATCACCGCGTATCGATCACAGATGAAGCGATTGATGCGGCAGTGAAACTGTCTGATCGCTACATTTCAGACCGCTTCTTACCGGATAAGGCAATTGATTTAATTGATGAAGCTGGGTCTAAGGTGCGCTTACGTTCTTATACAACGCCGCCAAACCTGAAAGAGCTTGAAGCAAAGCTGGAAGAAATCCGTAAAGAGAAGGATGCAGCGGTTCAAAGCCAAGAGTTTGAAAAAGCAGCTTCTCTAAGAGATTCAGAGCAAAAGCTTCGTGAAGAGCTGGAAGAAACGAAGAACACATGGAAAGAAAAGCAAGGTCAGGAAAATACGGAAGTGACGGTAGAAGATATTGCGAAGGTTGTATCGAACTGGACGGGAGTGCCGGTATCGAAACTTGCCCAGACTGAGACGGATCGATTACTTAAGTTAGAAGAGATCCTTCATTCCAGAGTCATTGGTCAATCTGAAGCAGTCGTAGCAGTATCGAAAGCGGTCCGTCGTGCAAGAGCAGGGCTGAAAGATCCGAAGCGTCCGATTGGTTCCTTTATTTTCTTAGGACCGACAGGAGTAGGGAAAACGGAACTTGCCCGTGCATTAGCGGAATCTATGTTCGGTGACGAGGATGCCATGATCCGCATCGATATGTCTGAGTACATGGAGAAGCATTCGACTTCACGTTTAGTAGGTTCTCCTCCAGGGTATGTAGGATATGAAGAAGGCGGTCAGTTAACAGAAAAAGTTCGCCGTAAGCCATATTCCGTCGTACTTTTAGATGAAATTGAAAAGGCACATCCTGATGTATTTAACATCCTCCTTCAAGTCTTGGAAGATGGTCGTTTGACAGACTCAAAAGGAAGAACGGTAGACTTCAGAAACACGGTGTTGATCATGACATCCAACGTTGGCGCCCAGTCCCTTAAGAGCAACAAATATGTTGGGTTCAATATTCAAGATGGAAAGCAGGATTATAAGGATATGAAAGGTAAGGTAATGGAAGAGCTGAAACGTGCGTTCCGACCAGAGTTCCTTAACCGTATCGATGAAATCATTGTCTTCCACTCACTTGAAAAAGATCACCTGAAAGAGATTGTGACACTAATGTCAAACCAACTGACAAGTCGCTTGAAAGAGCAGGATATTCATTTAGAGCTATCTGCTGCTGCTAAAGAAAAAATAGCAGATGAAGGATTCGATCCTGAATACGGTGCGCGCCCACTGCGTCGGGCCATTCAGAAACATGTAGAGGATAAACTGTCAGAGGAGTTATTAAGAGGCAAGGTGCTGACAGGTCAGAATATTGTTATTGATGTAGAAGATAGTGAGTTTGTTGTAAAGGTAAAAGAAGAAGAAGCAGCTAATACTCCTACTTAA